Proteins from a genomic interval of Chloroflexota bacterium:
- a CDS encoding proline--tRNA ligase codes for MVTPRKEIVEAIPRRDEEGWYPTVVARAELADYSPVRGCMVIRPYGYTLWENMQARLDARFKATGHRNAYFPIFVPESLLLKEAEHVEGFAPEVAWVTHAGQEELEERLAIRPTSETIFGVMYSKWIQSWRDLPMLVNQWCNVVRWEKRTTPFLRTTEFLWQEGHTAHRTAEEGQAETMQMLEVYRDFVENDLAIPVVPGRKSEAEKFPGADATYTIEALMPDGRALQSGTSHNLGQNFAKAFDISFQDMDGERRFAWTTSWGLSTRTVGALIMVHGDDGGLILPPVVAPTQAVILPIWGRKDDDRSLVKDAADRLRRELLDAGLRVEVDWSEEKQIGWKHNEWTLKGVPVRIELGPRDVADQQAVLVRRDDPNPRPEKRPVAWSALVDELRSTLDAIQKNLFLRAVALREAKTHRVETLDELAAIVEGPRGFIEAHWCGGAACEATVKEKTGATIRCLPSNAQPEDGRCIVDGRPSTARVLFARAY; via the coding sequence ATGGTCACGCCGCGCAAAGAGATAGTCGAGGCAATCCCCCGCCGAGATGAAGAGGGCTGGTACCCGACCGTCGTCGCCAGGGCGGAGCTTGCCGACTACTCGCCGGTGCGCGGCTGCATGGTCATCCGGCCGTACGGCTACACGCTCTGGGAGAACATGCAGGCGCGCCTGGACGCCCGCTTCAAGGCGACGGGCCACCGCAACGCCTACTTCCCCATCTTCGTGCCCGAGAGCCTGCTGCTCAAAGAGGCCGAGCACGTCGAAGGGTTCGCGCCCGAGGTCGCCTGGGTGACGCACGCCGGCCAGGAGGAGCTCGAGGAGCGGCTGGCGATCCGCCCGACCTCCGAGACGATCTTCGGCGTGATGTACAGCAAGTGGATCCAGTCCTGGCGCGATCTGCCGATGCTGGTCAACCAGTGGTGCAACGTCGTGCGCTGGGAGAAGCGCACCACGCCGTTCCTGCGGACCACCGAGTTCCTCTGGCAGGAGGGCCACACTGCCCACCGCACCGCCGAGGAGGGCCAGGCCGAGACGATGCAGATGCTGGAGGTCTACCGCGATTTCGTGGAGAACGACCTCGCCATCCCGGTCGTCCCAGGCCGCAAGTCCGAGGCCGAGAAGTTCCCGGGCGCGGATGCGACCTACACCATTGAAGCGCTGATGCCGGACGGCCGCGCCCTCCAGAGCGGCACCAGCCACAATCTCGGTCAGAACTTCGCGAAGGCGTTCGACATCAGCTTTCAGGACATGGACGGCGAGCGGCGCTTCGCCTGGACGACCAGCTGGGGACTGAGCACGCGGACAGTCGGGGCGCTGATCATGGTGCACGGCGACGACGGCGGCCTGATCCTGCCGCCGGTCGTCGCACCAACCCAGGCGGTGATCCTGCCGATCTGGGGCCGCAAGGACGACGACCGCTCGCTGGTGAAGGACGCCGCCGACCGGCTGCGCCGCGAGCTGCTGGACGCGGGGCTCCGCGTCGAGGTGGACTGGTCCGAAGAGAAGCAGATCGGCTGGAAGCACAACGAGTGGACGCTCAAGGGCGTCCCCGTCCGCATCGAGCTGGGGCCGCGTGACGTGGCCGACCAGCAAGCCGTTCTGGTACGCCGCGACGACCCGAACCCGCGCCCCGAGAAGCGGCCCGTCGCCTGGAGCGCCCTCGTGGATGAGCTGCGGAGCACGCTCGACGCCATTCAGAAGAACCTCTTTCTGCGGGCCGTCGCCCTGCGCGAGGCCAAGACGCACCGGGTCGAGACGCTGGACGAGCTGGCGGCCATCGTGGAGGGGCCGCGCGGCTTCATCGAGGCGCACTGGTGCGGCGGCGCCGCCTGTGAGGCGACCGTCAAAGAGAAGACCGGCGCAACCATCCGCTGCCTGCCGTCGAACGCGCAGCCAGAGGATGGGCGATGTATCGTTGATGGGCGGCCGAGCACGGCTCGCGTCCTGTTCGCCCGCGCCTACTGA
- a CDS encoding HEAT repeat domain-containing protein, whose product MADEQLLALAVEMLDRPGDLEPELIGALSHLVRTDLEAVAQAWRGLPIERRLELLTQLGRSERQHAQQDFNAIYGMALSDDEGRVRRLAVDSIVTENGPALLDRLTEMAESDPDPYAREAAVARLGPFALMAELGELPAPWADRLRTLLLAIHNDASAPIGVRREALASVGYLDSVKVESAIEEGFEEPAFQLWAMRAMGRTANVDWLDTLIGEAAHPDPAVRQEVARALGELADEQAAPTVAELVDDTELEVQLAAIKSLGQIGGDEAREALIYALEDERDIIREAAENALNEIEETEDPLSL is encoded by the coding sequence ATGGCCGATGAACAGCTGCTCGCCCTCGCTGTCGAGATGCTCGACCGACCGGGCGATCTCGAGCCGGAGCTGATCGGCGCGCTGTCGCACCTCGTCCGAACCGATCTGGAGGCTGTTGCTCAGGCGTGGCGCGGCCTCCCCATCGAGCGGCGGCTGGAGCTTCTGACCCAGCTTGGCCGCTCGGAGCGGCAGCACGCCCAGCAAGATTTCAACGCCATCTACGGGATGGCCCTGTCCGACGACGAGGGGCGGGTGCGGCGGCTCGCCGTCGACTCGATTGTCACCGAGAACGGGCCGGCCCTGCTCGACCGCCTGACCGAGATGGCCGAGTCCGATCCCGACCCGTATGCCCGTGAGGCAGCCGTGGCGCGGCTCGGGCCGTTCGCGCTGATGGCCGAGCTTGGCGAGCTGCCGGCCCCGTGGGCCGATCGTCTCCGCACCCTGCTGCTCGCGATCCACAACGACGCGTCCGCGCCCATTGGCGTGCGCCGTGAGGCGTTGGCCTCCGTGGGCTACCTGGACAGCGTCAAGGTCGAGAGCGCCATCGAAGAAGGATTCGAGGAGCCGGCTTTTCAGCTCTGGGCCATGCGCGCAATGGGCCGCACCGCCAACGTGGACTGGCTCGACACGCTGATCGGGGAGGCCGCGCATCCCGACCCGGCCGTGCGCCAGGAAGTCGCGCGGGCGCTGGGTGAGCTGGCGGATGAGCAGGCAGCGCCGACCGTCGCCGAGCTTGTGGACGACACCGAGCTGGAAGTCCAGCTCGCGGCCATCAAGTCGCTGGGGCAGATCGGCGGGGACGAGGCGCGCGAGGCGTTGATCTACGCCCTGGAAGATGAGCGCGACATCATCCGCGAGGCGGCCGAGAACGCGCTGAACGAGATCGAGGAGACGGAAGACCCGCTGTCGCTGTAG
- the rsrA gene encoding mycothiol system anti-sigma-R factor yields the protein MSGEEKSKCAETVKILGEFLDRELTVCEIQTVQGHLDRCPPCLNVYRFEEKLRRLVRVHCVGECAPSALRDQIMAKLKPRG from the coding sequence ATGAGCGGGGAAGAGAAGAGCAAGTGCGCCGAGACCGTCAAGATCCTTGGCGAGTTCCTGGATCGAGAGTTGACGGTCTGCGAGATCCAGACGGTCCAGGGCCACCTCGACCGCTGCCCGCCATGCCTGAACGTCTACCGTTTCGAGGAGAAGCTGCGGCGGCTGGTGCGCGTCCACTGCGTCGGCGAGTGCGCGCCCTCGGCCCTGCGCGACCAGATCATGGCGAAGCTCAAGCCCCGCGGGTAG
- a CDS encoding sigma-70 family RNA polymerase sigma factor, whose amino-acid sequence MQHLDALYRTALRMTRNPQDAEDLVQETMLRAYRFLDRFEPGTNLRAWLFKILTNTYINRYRKASSEPRVDSLDDSEELSLYRYLDNEAASRGGNVEAQVLDRFAEEDIRAAIEALPSQYRITVLLADVEGFSYNDIAEITNVKKGTVMSRLFRGRRLLQKALVEQARSAGFAGGKQS is encoded by the coding sequence ATGCAGCACCTGGACGCGCTGTATCGCACGGCGCTGCGGATGACGCGAAATCCGCAGGACGCCGAAGACCTGGTTCAGGAGACGATGCTGCGTGCCTACCGATTCCTGGACCGCTTCGAACCGGGCACGAATCTCCGTGCGTGGTTGTTCAAGATCCTGACCAACACCTACATCAATCGGTACCGCAAGGCATCATCCGAGCCACGGGTCGATTCGCTCGACGATTCGGAGGAGCTTTCGCTGTATCGATATCTCGACAACGAGGCCGCGTCGCGCGGCGGCAACGTCGAGGCGCAGGTGCTGGATCGGTTCGCGGAAGAGGACATCCGAGCAGCCATCGAAGCCCTGCCATCGCAGTATCGCATCACCGTCTTGCTCGCCGATGTCGAAGGGTTCTCCTACAACGACATCGCCGAGATCACAAACGTCAAGAAGGGAACGGTGATGTCACGCCTGTTCCGTGGACGGCGCCTGTTGCAGAAGGCGTTGGTGGAGCAGGCCCGAAGCGCCGGCTTTGCCGGGGGGAAACAGTCATGA